TCTCTCTTCAGGGTCGAGTCGATTCTAAGATTTTGGAGGCCATAAATATttactaaaaattaaatatttttttaaaacataatttgaaattttatgtcTATGTATATTACCTCTAAAAGTTATGGGGATCAAAGCTAATGTTTTACTGGCGTGTCCAGATCCGGccatgtctctctctctctctcaatgcAGTCACTGATTTTTCATGTAACGTTTTAGATGGAAAGAGCGGAAGGACCGGAACAGAAAGAAGATGGGACGATATGCCCCGGTCAGATGTATAACTACGAGGAGAAGCTTCCTCAAGAACTTCTAAGTTCCAGTTCTTCCCGTTCAACAACCGTTTCTGCCACCTTCTCCAACGTAGGAAGAACCAAAATCTATTTTGAATATCTTCCGGGGATGAAAAAGCTTGAAAAAGAAGAGGAAAGGGTGGTCGCTGTGATTGAGCGGCATATCGTAGACGCACTCGTGCTAGAAACGGTAAAATTGGCTTGCGTTTGAGGGGATAAAACGAGGCGTTTTAGTAATAACGAACGCTTTTTATTTGTGGGAACGTGATGAGAGTTATTCTAGAGTAGCGTCTGCGTTTTGTTCTTAAACAACTATTACTAACCAGAGACTCAACGCATAACATGACAGTGTGCGTTTTGCATCTCGCTTTGCCATCGCTGTTACTAATTGTCGAAACAATCATCTGAATTTCCAAGAATAAATAGCGCTTTACCTGCTAAAATCTCATGAACAAATTCCATACTCTTTTTTTctaagtatattatatattgtgtacATTTTGGTGATTGAAACTTTGAAAGTTTGCggttatattcttttttttttaaataaaagtacCGCCATTTAGTATAAATACTCTAATAAAAACATTTGTCATCTATTGGGTTGTAATTGTGGGCCTTGTGAATAATAAATTTGCAGTCAAAACTATTAAATGTTTGGATTTAATAGCTCAAAAGTACATTGCAGAATGCAGACTATAGACTTAATTagtatacaaaatttaaatattatttttaccgctattgatcatatatatacactttCAAATTATGTTAAAAACTCCAATTTTCCacaaagtaagaaaaaaaactcagcATACATAACATAGTAGTCAGTAGAGAATACTTAACAGTTTTACACTATTTTATTCTTGATGCAAGCATTgagaaaatcaattaaaacattCACAAGTAGAAATATATGCATGTCCGGATAATATTAACATTAACAAGAACTCTATTGATTACACTCGACTTTGAGGCAATCCGATGGACAAGTCAGTTTCCACATCCGACAAGTTCATGTTTCCACAATTACAGGAAGGTGCACTCTTCTCACTCTCTAGGCTCCTTGACTGAATACACAAGGGGTGTTCTTCAAACTGAAAtgataacatattattttccaaaaattCCATGGAAGAAACAAACTCAATTTTTAAAGATGCATGTCcttgatttatatatatgtgtgtaccATTTGGCGCAGGCTGCTTTTCTCGTTCAAGACCTCTCTCTGTGCTACAATCTAATAAAGTGAAATTAACAAAATTCACAAGGAAACTTAGAAATAAAACTGGCCAGTTTAAGAaaaaatcttagaaaaaaaactcccttgaaaataataaaattaattagtaataGTACCTCTGCTTTTAGTTTCTCTATTTTATCTTCATTTAACTTAGTctgccaaaatcgaaaaatgcGGATACCACATTATGACAACTATATAATTACGactgtaatttttttataacgctgatttattatgacattatatttatgagaaatattacataaacgattcgacaaccgacaatactacttGCCTTATGAagatctacgcctaactgcataaTTACAACTGCATGAGAATAAAGTTTTATTTCTCTCCGTATTAATTATATACTCAGTGAATTTATACCTTCCTTGATCTGACAATAGTAAGACTTTTCTCAATTTTGGTAGTTATCTCCTTGAGTTCCTCCACCGAACACGAATACAAATCTTGCCCCATCAGCTTCCTTGAGATGTTATCcgagtgtgtatatatataatcatatattgcatttcaagaaaacatatatatgcaaTATATAGAAAGATCAGAATATTACCGGCAATGAAGTTGAAGAAGTTTAATCTTGTCCATCGTTATCGCCATTTCGTTCTTGAGCTCTTGCACATATTGCTGTTTTTGGAGTCTCTGTGCTCCAAAATACTCACCCCTATGTATCTCACATATCTCTATCATCTTCTGCATGCTGTATACATTTCCAAGAACCTCTTcagtattatttattataatatatataattcattttgaaatacttatata
The window above is part of the Brassica napus cultivar Da-Ae chromosome C8, Da-Ae, whole genome shotgun sequence genome. Proteins encoded here:
- the LOC106426445 gene encoding MADS-box protein AGL71, which translates into the protein MVRGKIEIKRIEDVTSRQVTFSKRRKGLLKKAHELSVLCDAQVAAIVFSQKGRLYDFASSDMQKMIEICEIHRGEYFGAQRLQKQQYVQELKNEMAITMDKIKLLQLHCRKLMGQDLYSCSVEELKEITTKIEKSLTIVRSRKTKLNEDKIEKLKAEIVAQREVLNEKSSLRQMFEEHPLCIQSRSLESEKSAPSCNCGNMNLSDVETDLSIGLPQSRV